In Campylobacter sp. 2014D-0216, the following proteins share a genomic window:
- the serS gene encoding serine--tRNA ligase — MLDLKLLQNNFDEIAQKLKAKKVDENLLKELSELFVNLKKEKALLEEFQAFQNKFSKELATAQDKESLKTQLSQNKEKINTQSKIVSTLEEKLEQIALAVPNIPDDCVPLGEDEDENVELKKILTPPSFDFEIKEHHDLGEKLNWLDFTRGVKISQSRFCVLKNEGALLSRALVNYMIDFNRSRGFELVNVPFLVNSATMYGTGQLPKFKDDMYKVENDDLYLISTSEIPVTNLYSNEILTQEELPLKMTCYSACFRQEAGSAGRDTRGIIRQHQFEKVELVSICKPEQSEMMFEEMLTCASDLLSSLGLAHRHLMLCTGDLGFSAAKTVDLEVWLPSQNKYREISSVSNCKDFQARRAKIRFKNDKGKNELVHTLNGSSLAVGRTLVAIMENYQEKDGSIRIPDVLRKYF; from the coding sequence ATGTTAGATCTAAAACTTTTACAAAATAATTTTGATGAAATCGCACAAAAATTAAAAGCTAAAAAAGTCGATGAAAATTTACTTAAAGAACTCAGTGAATTATTTGTCAATTTAAAAAAAGAAAAAGCACTTTTGGAAGAATTTCAAGCTTTTCAAAATAAATTTAGCAAAGAACTTGCAACTGCACAAGATAAAGAAAGTTTAAAAACACAGCTAAGCCAAAATAAAGAAAAAATCAACACTCAATCAAAAATCGTTAGTACACTAGAAGAAAAACTAGAACAAATTGCTCTTGCAGTGCCAAATATACCAGATGATTGTGTACCTTTGGGGGAAGATGAGGATGAAAACGTCGAACTTAAAAAAATACTTACTCCGCCTAGTTTTGATTTTGAGATCAAAGAACACCATGATTTAGGTGAAAAATTAAACTGGCTTGACTTTACAAGAGGGGTTAAAATCTCACAAAGTCGTTTTTGTGTACTCAAAAATGAAGGGGCTTTGCTAAGTAGAGCTTTAGTAAATTATATGATAGATTTTAATAGAAGTAGAGGTTTTGAGCTAGTTAATGTGCCATTTTTAGTCAATAGCGCAACTATGTATGGCACCGGACAGCTTCCAAAATTTAAAGATGATATGTATAAAGTAGAAAATGATGATTTATACCTCATCTCAACTTCTGAAATTCCTGTGACCAATCTTTATTCTAATGAAATTTTAACCCAAGAAGAATTGCCTTTAAAAATGACTTGTTATAGTGCTTGCTTTAGACAAGAAGCAGGAAGCGCAGGAAGAGATACTAGAGGCATTATCAGACAACATCAATTTGAAAAAGTAGAGCTTGTTAGCATATGTAAACCTGAACAAAGCGAAATGATGTTTGAAGAAATGCTAACTTGTGCAAGCGATTTGCTTAGTTCTTTAGGATTGGCTCATAGACATTTAATGCTTTGCACCGGAGATTTAGGTTTTTCAGCTGCTAAAACAGTAGATTTAGAAGTATGGCTTCCATCTCAAAATAAATACCGTGAAATTAGTTCGGTTTCCAACTGCAAAGATTTTCAAGCAAGAAGAGCTAAAATCCGTTTTAAAAACGACAAAGGCAAAAACGAATTAGTACACACACTTAATGGTTCTTCACTAGCCGTTGGTAGAACTTTGGTTGCTATTATGGAAAATTATCAAGAAAAAGATGGAAGCATAAGAATTCCTGATGTGTTAAGAAAATACTTTTAA
- the trpS gene encoding tryptophan--tRNA ligase → MRVITGLQPSGDLHIGNYFGSIKQMLNMQEESQMYMFIANYHAMTSSFDGEKLRQNSLKAAAAFLSLGIDPQKSVFWLQSDVKEVMELYWILSQFTPMGLLERAHSYKDKIAKGLNANHGLFSYPVLMAADILLFNAQVVPVGKDQIQHVEIARDIALKVNNEWGEIFTLPQAKVNDEVAVVPGTDGAKMSKSYQNTIDIFNTPKAIKKQISSIVTDSTALEDPKDHTQCNVFNIAKLFLNTQEQEALIARYQKGGEGYGHFKMYLNEIISEYFAPAKEEYEKLLANPSKIEEILEFGANKAKKQAQETMEKIYAKIGL, encoded by the coding sequence ATGAGAGTTATTACAGGTTTACAACCAAGCGGGGATTTACATATAGGAAACTATTTTGGATCAATCAAACAAATGCTAAACATGCAAGAAGAAAGTCAAATGTATATGTTTATAGCAAACTACCATGCTATGACTTCAAGTTTTGATGGGGAAAAACTTAGACAAAACTCGCTTAAAGCTGCTGCGGCTTTTTTAAGCTTAGGAATTGATCCGCAAAAAAGTGTTTTTTGGTTACAAAGCGATGTCAAAGAAGTAATGGAGCTTTACTGGATCCTTTCTCAATTTACCCCTATGGGGCTTTTAGAAAGAGCACATAGCTACAAAGATAAAATCGCCAAAGGCTTAAACGCCAACCACGGGCTTTTTTCTTATCCTGTTTTAATGGCTGCAGATATTTTACTTTTTAACGCACAAGTGGTTCCAGTCGGCAAAGATCAAATTCAACACGTTGAAATTGCAAGAGATATTGCCCTAAAAGTCAACAACGAATGGGGAGAAATCTTCACCCTACCTCAAGCAAAAGTTAACGATGAAGTTGCGGTAGTACCAGGTACTGATGGAGCTAAAATGAGTAAATCATATCAAAACACTATTGATATTTTCAATACTCCTAAAGCCATCAAAAAGCAAATTTCTTCTATCGTTACAGACAGTACAGCTTTAGAAGATCCAAAAGATCACACCCAATGTAATGTCTTTAACATTGCAAAACTATTCTTAAACACTCAAGAACAAGAAGCCTTAATCGCGAGATATCAAAAAGGTGGCGAAGGATATGGGCATTTTAAAATGTATTTAAACGAAATTATTAGTGAGTATTTTGCTCCAGCCAAAGAAGAGTATGAGAAACTACTAGCTAATCCTTCTAAAATCGAAGAAATTTTAGAATTTGGCGCAAACAAAGCAAAAAAACAAGCTCAAGAAACAATGGAAAAAATTTATGCTAAAATAGGACTATAA